The Schistocerca nitens isolate TAMUIC-IGC-003100 chromosome 8, iqSchNite1.1, whole genome shotgun sequence genome includes the window ATAAATGTACTCCTTTTGTCCAGTCAACATTTTAAATTGCTTGACTTCGACAACATCAACTCCGTCATATATTCACTTGCATCAGCATTACACCAGTTTATCATCTTGCTGACGAATCAATCACAATCAGTCGAAAACATTCCACAATCTCCAATTACAGATATCACAACTGTCCAACTCATCTCTTACTGCTAATCCTGTATGACTCCAGTGTAGGTTATCGACAGTATCAAGGGTTTTTTCCCGTTTAGCATCCCCAATATTCTGATTAGCAAGTGTGCTCGCTATCTTCTCTGTATAGTTTCAAATAGAACTTGGCGTCAGTCACTAGCTAGTACTGCTCCATCTTTGAACTGTAGAAGAAAGTTGAAAGGTTCATTCCCTTCTGACATGCGTCACAGCACGAACGTTAACATCTGTCCTGTATGTATACATACAGAATATTGCTGTCTTCTAATAGGCTTTGTATTGTGTCCTTGTTAGATGGCACAAAATTTTTCTGAATTTAAAATAGAGGGAAAAGTTTTGACGTATTAAAAATGTGAGGTTACTAAACGTGACTTTGAAGACGGCAATTATGTATATGCATCACTTTACCAGTAGATCACTTCCTGGCTTTGATAGGCCAGCATGAGAAGTAATGTTATAGGGTTACTCGACCCAAAGAGTTCGCTTCCTCTGCTCCACTGTGGCACAGTAGGAGGACAGGAGTTGTACTGAGGCATATCGGTTCTGAAGAACCTCGGGTCAGTTCAGATGTCGAAACACTTGTGGTGGCACTGATTAGGGAACGGGTGCCTAGCGACTTCACATGTGTCTTCTAGACCTTGTTTCAGAGAGCAGTACTACGGCTGGGCATTAGTGCGCTGATGAGCGGTAGCGCGGCACTGACGGGGAAGCGCGAAAAGTAGTGTTTATTGGATTACTCGTTCGAGGTGGTTGGTCGGTTTCTAAACAGCGGCACAGTAGGAGGATTGGGGAAGTAGTGAGGCAGCGCCGGCTCTGGAGCACCTCGGATTAGTTCCAGTTCACATGTCGACAGACCTAGGGGAGGACTCGGGAAGTAGTGAAGCAGCACCAGCTCTGGAGCACCTCGGACCAGTTCCAGTTCACATGTCGACAGACCTGGGGGAGGACTGGGGAAGTAGTGAGGCAGCACCGGCTCTGGAGCACCTCGGATCAGTTCCAGTTCACATGTCGACAGACCTGGGCTGGCACTGCTTGGCGAACGCCTCGCTGGCGGCGTCGCTGTAGGCCATCATATCGGCGAagagcgcggcggcggcggcggacgcTGCGTCCGAGTGCGGCgcggacagcaggcggcggtgcATGCGCAGGTTGTCGCTGTGGCGGTCGCGGCTGCGGCGCGACGGGAAGGCCGCCTTGCAGCCCTGGAAGCTGCACGCGTGCACCAGCCGCATGTGCGCGCTCTGCATGTGCGCGCGCACCGCGAACACGTCGGCCAGCACGTCGCCGCAGACGGGGCAGCGCCGCGGGTTCTCCGGGTCCACCTCgggcaggcagcagtcgtcgcagccgCCGCTCGAGTCCTTGGACGAGCCGGAGGGGCTGGTGGACGGCGCCGCCGAGGCGGGGCTCTGCTGGCCGGTGCCGTGCTGTGGGTACTGCAGGCCGCTGAACTGCCGCTGCGAGAGGCACTCCAGCTGCTGCAGCGCGCTGCCCACGCTGAACGAGGAGTCGGCGGACTGGTGGCGCTGGTAGTAGAACCCACCGGCAGCCTGGTCCGCCGCTGCCGCCATCTGGTCGGAGAACTCCCGCTTGATACTCCCGCAGGAGGCAGACTGGTAGTCGGGCTCTAATTTCACGCTCGCAGTTTCTTCCTTTTTCTCCCAACACTGTTCGTCAGGACCTATCCTGCTGGACTCGCAGTCGGCATTGTCACTCCTGGCACTCTCACAGTGCGCCGCGTCTTCACTCTCCTGTCTTCCTTGCCAGTCTTCTTTCGCGTTTACCTTCTCGTCCTCTTCCATCGGCTCCATTTTCACCTGCGCCGTCAGTCTTCCGTTGTCACTCCTCTCCTCATTACAAGCAGCCGAGTCGTACGTTTCGTCACACACAGACCCGTCCTCTGCCGACGTCGTACCTTCTTTGTGGTTTGACACCATGAAGCGCGTCGGATTTCTGTTCTTCCTCTTGCGGGAACTCTTCGGGGACGAGACGCCGTCCGCGGCCTGCTCCTGCTTGAGGCCGGCGCCGTCGGCCGGCTCCAGAGGGGCGTCGCCGCCTTCCGGGTTGCTCTGCACCTCTTCGTCAGTCTTGGTCTCGACGCTGAGCTGCGCCCCACTGGCCTGCGAGTCGGTCACGCTGGCGTCTTCCGCCTCGTCGTTCTTCGAAGAATGGTCGTCAGTTTCGTCGCGTTCTTCCATCTCGTCGTCGTCCATGTCTCCGTCGACGACGATGCCGTAGTCGTCGTCGTCGAACATGTCGTCCTCCTCGGTGGGTCGGCTGCTGCTGCTCGACGCCGCGTTGTCCTCCACAGGCCTTGCCAGGCTCACACTATTCCACTGTTCCTGGCGGCATTCCTCGCTGAACCTGCACACGGGTACATCGTTATTAACAGCTATTGTGCACAAAAGCACTACATATCAGCTAGAGTTGCTGTGGTTAAAGACCGTGGTGGCCGCAATAATTTCTAATTCAAGAAAACCTTGTCTGACTGACCTCATACAAGAGCACTATGTAGGGCAGTGCGAAgaaggatcaaaaaatggttcaaatggctctgagcactatgggacttaacatctgtggtcatcagtcccctagaacttagaactacttaaacctaactaacctaaggacatcacacacatccatgcccgaggcaggattcgaacctgcgaccgtagcagtcgcgcggttccggactgagcgcctagaaccgctagacaaccgcggccggctgaagaagGACCCCACTAATAAATACATTCAAAGCGTCTTAAAATAATTTGAAAGTTGGTACTGCTCagcaaacaaaaaaggaaaaccaGTATACAATGATCTAGAAATGGATACATTCTGAGACCAGTATACTTTTTCATAGGAAGAACTGAAAGACGTTTTGCTATCGATATAACAACAGTGGCTGCAATGACCCTCTCCCTACAGTAGGGACAATGTTTTTTGTCTGTCTACGTGACAGGTACACGTCCATCAAGCAGCTAATCAGTTGTGTAAATCGTGGCGTGCTGCGCACTAATTGCAGTCATGTTAGAGTGCGTAAATTACCTTGTAAATCTAGATAAAAACCATGGTGTCTCAACTCCTTACACAACCTTGTGGCCACGATAGATGAACTTTCCCATGTGCACCAGTCAAGTAATCAACTAAGCATATTAAATTGTAAGCACTTTTCACGAGCATCAGTCAAGTAATCAATTAAGCATATTAAGTTGTAAGCACTGAAGGACTGCGAAGGCGAAATGGCTCCAGGAAAGATAGGAGGAAATCAAGGGACAAATGATCGGCTGGAGGACTTATTCTCCATTTAGAGACgtccaaacaaccttcggtgaaattaaaagcaattgtggtaacattacgagtgcaacgggaattctattaTTAAACGCAGTGGAGAGAGCGAATAGCTCGAAGGACTACACTGAAGTTAGGTATGAGAGAGGGGGCTAGTctgatgatgcgataaaagaaactgGAGCCGATATGGAAGACATAAGGAATCCACTACTAGCGTCAGAATTGAAAAGAACTCTGGGAGACTTCTGATCAAATAAgatggaagggatagataacactccatcagaacttctaaaatcattgagggggggggggggggggaggtggaatgGCAACCCAACGAGTATTCCATCTGGTGTGTAGAATCTACGAGACTGGTGAAGTACTATCACACTTCCAGAAAAATATCGTCCAAACAATTACGAAGACAGCGAGGGCAGATAAGTACGAGAACTACCGCACAGgtagcttagcagctcatgcatccacgttgctgacaagagtagcatacagaagaatggaaaagaaaattgaggatctgttagacgacgatcggtgtggccttaggaaaagtaaaggcacgagagaggccgtTACCACGTTGCCCTAAGTAATGGAAGTGtgaatgaagaaaaatcaggacaggCTCACAGGAACTCTCGACCTAGAGGAAAgtttcgacagtgtaaaacggcgcaagattttggaaattctgagaaaaatactagtAAACAATAGGGAAGGACAGGTAAtacgcagtatgtacaagaacctagTGGGAAGAATAAGGCTGGAAGATGaagaacgaaatgcttggatgAAAGAGGGTTTTAGACAAGGACGCACCCTTTCGCCCCAGCAGTTCAatatatacaccgaagaagcaatgatgcaaataaaagaaaggttcaagagtgagattaaaattcactctgaaagtatatcaatgatgagattcgttGATGGCATTGTTATGCTAAGTGAACGTCAAGAAGAAGTACAGCATCACTTAAATCCAAAGAACAGTTTaactagtacagaatatggattgaaagtaaatcgtaagaaaagacaaaagtgatgagaagtagcacaaatgataaTAGCGATTTATTTAATATCAAAATTGgcgatcacgaagcagacgaaattAAGGATTTTGCTACCTCAGAAGCAGAATAACACATGACAGGTGAAGAAAGGAGGGtgtaaaaaggagactagcacgcATGAAGAAAGCATTCCTGGCACAGATGAGTGTAATGGTATCAAATACAGACCTTAATTTGaagcagaaatttctgaaaataagtTAATCATGAACTGTATGAAAACCGgagaagaagaaaatcgaagcgtttgagatatagttctgtagaaaaatgttgaaaatttgatgaaCCGATAATATAACTGATAACATAACTGAAAATAACTTATATAATTGATAACATAAGATAATGTAATAAATTAGGTGAATTGATAATACAGTAACTGATAATACAATATAAGGAGATTCCCCGCataatcagcgaagaaaggaacatttggaaaacactaGCAATATAAAGAGACAGGATAATGGTACAGGCGTTAAGACATCGGGAAATAGGCtccatggtagcagagggagctTCAGAGGGTGCAAACTGTACGGGAGTACGTACATTGGAATACATCTAACAATAACTGAGGATCTatggagggccggccggagtggtcgtgcggttctgggcgctacagtctggagccgagcgaccgctacggtcgcaggttcgaatcctgcctcgggcatggatgtgtgtgatgttcttaggttagttaggtttaattagttctaagttctaggtgactgatgacctcagaagttaagtcgcacagtgctctgagccatttgaaccattgatctaGGGAGGGATGGCCACTCTGAGCCGAAGAGGTTTGCCCCCGAGGGGCATTCGTGGCGGGGCTAATCAAACCATTGAGAGGACGGATGACTCAGAAGGAAAAAAGCACTGAAGATAACGAAAACTTCACGTTCATGGACCTCATTGACAGGACTAAATGTTACTGTTTTGACTGTAAGAACAATCTCTATAACCAGTGATACTAACAGAAGATCTTGTTTAATTTCTTTTATACTAGTTATAGTATCCTATGGTATATACCTACAGACAAATATCTgcagttgaaaaatggctctgaacactataggatttcaacatctgaggtcatcagtaccctagaacttagaactactttaacttaagtaacttaagtacatcacacacatccatgcctgaggcaagattcgaacctgcgaccgtagcgatcgcgcggttccgtttgaagcgcgtagaaccgctcggccactgcggccgtctGTGCAGTTGGAGTCCAGTATACAGATATGATTTTGCAAGTTCCATCTGGTCTCCGTGTAAGCCCTTGTTACAGCGAAAGAAGGACAGAGGGAATTGGTAGGaatatggaaaaaatggttcaaatggctctgagcactatgggactcaacatctgaggtcatcagtcccctagaatttagaactacttaaacctaattaacctaaggacatcacacacatccatgcccgaggaaggattcgaacctgcgaccgtagcggtcgcgcggttacagactgaagcgcctagaaccgttcggacacAGCGGCCTGCTGTTACATGGAAGATATCACGTTTGGCTGTGAGAAAAGGTAAAGATTTGAATCCAGTTTGAGTATCTATGTATTTTTAGAGACATTCCAGTTGGTATAAGATAAGTCACGGATGATTGTAGGTCAGGCATTAGCAATTAGCATGCAAGTTTTAAGGTATTGCATACGAAATACTGATTACAGCACGTAAGTTATCTTTTCCATTTGCGTCAAAGACCTCCATAGTAATGCACTCAAGGAAGATTCTAGGTCGAAATCTGCGGTAGATGTGATTTTAGGAGTAGTAAGCTGTGAGTTGGTGATTATGTCATCTTGGTGGTAGTCAGCAAATGGACCGACGGCCGAGGCCCTGCAGGGGATCGGCTGTGGATGTTTAGGGTCCTCGAAGCAATGTAAGTTGTAAAGATGTGAAGAGTCATAAGAAGTCTGACGAGATGGAAGAAAACGATAAGGGTGAGGTGTTTGGTATGATTGTTAACAGTGATTGTGGTTAAACTGAAAAGGAAAaaacggaaggttcaaaatggttcaaatggctctgagcactatgggacttaacttctgaggtcatcagttccctagaacctagaactacttaaacctaactaacctaaggacatcacacacatccatgcccgaggcaggattcgaacctgcgaccgtagcggtcgcacggttccagactatagcgcctagaacgactCCGCCACcccggctaaaaaaaaaaaaaaaaaaaaaaaaaaaaaaaaaaaaaaaaaaaagaggaaaataggGGTTTCAATACACATCGGAGTTAAGGTCAGTAGAGAAGCGGATTGgtgaagaatggggaaggacaTCGTCCATATCGTTTTCAGAGCAACTATCCCAGCAACTGCGATAAAATGTTCAACGAAACCACAGATAAATCAAATTTGGATGGACAGACGAAGATTCGAACCaacgtcctccggaatgcgagatGTGTGTCTTATCACTGGTGGCCGAGGAGGCCTATCAGTTCCATATCTGCTCACGAGCAGTGGGCTACTTGTGCGGGTGTAGCCCACAGGGTGTCTGCGTCTTATGCTCACCTCATGTCGAGTCCGTGCTTGAGCAGGTGCGGGGGCGGCATGAGCAGCGGGAAGGGCGGGAAGGGCAGCGAACCGAGGGCCGAGGACAGCGCCAGCGGGTcgccggcggcggccgcggcggcggcggcggcggctgcggcggcggcggggggCGGCAGCAGCATCTGGCGCGCCTGCGCAGACCGCCCGTCGTGCGGAGACATCTTGCGCCGCAGGTACGGCGAGTGCAGCTTGGGGTTGGGGTTGGCGCTGTGCCGGTTGCGCGACCTCCGCGAGCTGAACATCATGCTGCAGCCCTCCACCTGCAGGCAAAGGAGACTCCTCAAGTCCTGCGTGGGACCAGATTTTCCTTACGCGTAACGTAAGGACTCTGCACAAAAAATTACGCTACTAAAATGTAAACACACCTCTGACATAAATAATTGCCTTATTTCGGCGAAGAAGAGACTCCCATGTACAGTGGAAGCTACTAATATATTATCGTATTTGACAGAGCTAGCAAATTTCAGTGATAACTGGAAAAAGTTTTTGAAGTACCTCCACAAGGCGCAAATTTTGACTAATTTAGTTATTTAATTAACAACAGCTTTCGTGGTTACATCTCATCATCAGACTACAGTGGCTGCACACAAAAAAAACATTTAACACAAGTGAACGTCgatattaaagtatcttgtgaagcCTCGACATGTGTTGTACTCATCTTTGGACTTGTGAAGTGGCTGTCTGTTAGTGAGTTTTCCGGTACCGCCTTTAAAATTTCGAAAGGTAACTTGAAACACGGCATCACAAACAACAGCGCAAGAAAACATGTTTTGTGAGTGGTAGCGGTATCTGAAAAAcctcttca containing:
- the LOC126199681 gene encoding zinc finger protein basonuclin-2-like; translated protein: MYPAMSPMGTSDDATLRRMRTAHDQSALKSAPSSLMMEVAIRCTVPSCSCECFSPGKSNVRYCDGCSHSWVPHALDKLGGQTTVQANAAFDIASLVLYGCQALPIRLKILLDRLFSVLRRDELLHVLAGFGWSLDDYARGYILQLSDGTPLERWHMCAADEEPLVVRQFLRFSETRALALQLLAADVRRALASPPPVVLPPPSPPMTPPHLPQQHHANNQHHHHHHHHHGSHHHHHHQHQHQHQHQHQQQQQLAASSASRAPPPAAASSANGKAPSPSDWSGAKQAAAEANGGPMNLSTGGRTAAKPAGPPPYSAVAPLPASGRAAPNGGRKYTVADILNGGCSEERSPLAHSALNLSRDALDGLRMRPAPPKPPPPPPPPLTPQQQQHQQQQHQQQQLPSQLPAAAATSTPLKRQWRSGSCDLPINLGTQIVNPTTGKKRVQCNVCFKTFCDKGALKIHFSAVHLREMHKCTVEGCSMMFSSRRSRNRHSANPNPKLHSPYLRRKMSPHDGRSAQARQMLLPPPAAAAADPLALSSALGSLPFPPFPLLMPPPHLLKHGLDMRFSEECRQEQWNSVSLARPVEDNAASSSSSRPTEEDDMFDDDDYGIVVDGDMDDDEMEERDETDDHSSKNDEAEDASVTDSQASGAQLSVETKTDEEVQSNPEGGDAPLEPADGAGLKQEQAADGVSSPKSSRKRKNRNPTRFMVSNHKEGTTSAEDGSVCDETYDSAACNEERSDNGRLTAQVKMEPMEEDEKVNAKEDWQGRQESEDAAHCESARSDNADCESSRIGPDEQCWEKKEETASVKLEPDYQSASCGSIKREFSDQMAAAADQAAGGFYYQRHQSADSSFSVGSALQQLECLSQRQFSGLQYPQHGTGQQSPASAAPSTSPSGSSKDSSGGCDDCCLPEVDPENPRRCPVCGDVLADVFAVRAHMQSAHMRLVHACSFQGCKAAFPSRRSRDRHSDNLRMHRRLLSAPHSDAASAAAAALFADMMAYSDAASEAFAKQCQPRSVDM